A genomic window from Treponema maltophilum ATCC 51939 includes:
- the rplL gene encoding 50S ribosomal protein L7/L12, whose product MAAMTKDQILDAIASLTVLEASELVKAMEEKFGVTAAAPVMVAGAAGAPGAPAAGGEEQTEFTVTLESADPAKKIAAIKAVREITGLGLKEAKDLVEGAPKTIKEGVSKEDAAKIKETIEAAGGVVKIA is encoded by the coding sequence ATGGCAGCAATGACAAAAGATCAAATACTTGATGCGATCGCATCCTTGACGGTTCTCGAAGCTTCCGAGCTGGTAAAAGCTATGGAAGAAAAATTCGGCGTAACTGCGGCGGCCCCCGTTATGGTAGCCGGCGCTGCCGGTGCCCCCGGTGCTCCCGCGGCAGGCGGTGAAGAACAAACCGAATTTACGGTAACGCTGGAAAGCGCCGATCCGGCTAAAAAGATTGCCGCGATCAAGGCGGTCCGCGAAATCACCGGCTTGGGCTTAAAAGAAGCCAAAGACTTGGTTGAAGGCGCACCCAAAACGATTAAAGAAGGCGTGTCCAAGGAAGATGCGGCAAAGATTAAAGAAACGATCGAAGCCGCCGGCGGTGTTGTCAAGATTGCATAA
- the rpoB gene encoding DNA-directed RNA polymerase subunit beta, with product MLAKSRTVNRQYIGKNIRNFMELPNLIDIQLQSYESFLQKEKLDKHEPLAVQGLEEVFRSTFPIESPNGDMLLEYEFYELDEENIKYSELECKQKELTYSVPLKARINLIFQQTGEIRQKSIYMGDIPLMTDRGTFIINGAERVVVSQIHRSPGVIFNHEKGVYSSRIIPYRGSWLEFEIDQKKELIYAKIDRKKRILGTIFLRALGFSTREEIIRMFYDTEKIKIKDTREFRDSLVGKVLADAVYVADAETGEKKKLFRASEKLQPHNIDELFLHPEIKTLSVIKFEGESSLDSQMIINCFEREEIRFVKEGAESDEPTLEDALSAVYQVLMPGEPITVEVAEKDLNSMFFSPRRYDLGRVGRYKLNKKFNVKEDITEHTLVKQDIIATMKYLIKVYIGDENIDDIDHLGNRRVRSVGELMTNQLKTAFSRMERIAKERMGLKETETMKPQDLISIKPIVASIKEFFGSSQLSQFMDQVNPLAELTHKRRLNALGPGGLSRDRAGFEVRDVHYTHYGRMCPIETPEGPNIGLIVSLAIYTRVNEYGFLEAPYRKLEDGKAGDHVDFLSAMDEDRYYIGQVSVGMKEDGSFAGDRIACRRYGDYTSRNPKDVQYMDVSPKQIISVSAALIPFLEHDDANRALMGCNMQRQAVPLLFPEPPRVGTGMEAKCAYDSGVLIKAKRPGTISYLSSEEIRVKPDKQKSADDIDSYTMLKYQRTNQDTCYHQRPVVSVGQKVKKGDVLADGPATVNGELALGRNILVGFVPWNGYNYEDAVLISQRVVREDMFTSIHIKEFTIEIRETKLGPEKITRDIPNTSEKTLDNLDTEGIIRIGAKVHSGDILVGKVTPKSETDTTPEFKLLNSIFGEKAKEVRDSSLRIPHGIEGTVIDVQRLRRSEGDDLNPGVDEVVKVLIATKRKLREGDKMAGRHGNKGIVARILPVEDMPYLEDGTALDVCLNPLGVPSRMNIGQILESELGLAGLYLNEWYESPVFQSPSTEQIEEKLQKAGFKANSKAVLRDGRTGEPFQNEVFVGVIYYLKLHHLVDDKMHARSTGPYSLVTQQPLGGKAQFGGQRLGEMEVWALEAYGAANTLQELLTIKSDDMNGRSKIYESIVKGEPSTAAGVPESFNVLVQELRGLALDFTIYDVKGKQIALTERDEELIAKAGSNF from the coding sequence ATGCTTGCGAAAAGCCGGACGGTGAATCGTCAGTATATCGGAAAAAATATCCGTAATTTTATGGAACTGCCTAACCTCATAGATATTCAGCTTCAGTCATATGAAAGTTTTTTGCAAAAGGAAAAGCTGGATAAACATGAGCCGCTCGCCGTTCAAGGGCTTGAAGAGGTTTTTCGTTCCACATTCCCCATTGAAAGTCCCAACGGCGATATGCTGTTGGAATACGAATTTTACGAGCTCGACGAAGAGAATATCAAATATTCGGAATTGGAATGCAAGCAAAAAGAGCTTACCTATTCCGTTCCTTTAAAAGCCCGCATCAATTTGATTTTTCAGCAAACGGGCGAAATCAGGCAAAAATCGATTTACATGGGCGACATTCCGCTGATGACCGATCGCGGAACCTTTATCATAAACGGAGCCGAACGCGTTGTCGTATCGCAAATACACCGTTCGCCCGGCGTTATTTTCAATCACGAAAAAGGCGTGTACTCGAGCCGCATTATTCCGTACCGCGGAAGCTGGCTCGAATTCGAAATAGATCAAAAGAAAGAACTTATCTACGCAAAGATCGACCGCAAAAAACGCATTTTGGGAACCATCTTTTTACGCGCGCTCGGATTCAGCACCCGCGAAGAAATCATCCGCATGTTTTACGACACGGAAAAGATTAAAATTAAAGATACGCGCGAATTCCGCGATTCGTTGGTCGGCAAGGTTCTTGCCGACGCGGTCTACGTTGCCGACGCCGAAACGGGCGAAAAAAAGAAACTGTTCCGCGCGAGCGAAAAACTGCAACCGCACAATATAGACGAATTGTTTTTGCACCCGGAAATCAAAACACTTTCGGTTATCAAATTCGAAGGTGAAAGCTCGCTCGATTCGCAGATGATTATCAACTGCTTTGAGCGCGAAGAAATACGTTTTGTAAAAGAAGGTGCCGAATCGGACGAGCCTACGCTCGAAGATGCGCTTTCGGCGGTGTACCAAGTGCTTATGCCCGGCGAACCCATCACGGTGGAAGTTGCCGAAAAAGACTTGAACAGCATGTTTTTTTCGCCGCGCCGCTACGATTTGGGACGGGTCGGTCGCTACAAGCTGAATAAAAAATTCAACGTAAAAGAAGACATTACCGAACATACGCTTGTAAAGCAGGACATTATTGCGACGATGAAATATCTTATCAAGGTATACATCGGCGATGAAAACATAGACGATATCGACCACTTGGGCAATCGGCGCGTCCGCTCGGTCGGCGAGCTTATGACCAATCAGCTTAAAACGGCGTTCAGCCGCATGGAGCGCATTGCAAAAGAGCGCATGGGCTTAAAAGAAACCGAAACGATGAAGCCGCAAGACCTTATTTCGATAAAACCGATTGTCGCTTCGATAAAAGAATTTTTCGGTTCCAGCCAGCTGTCGCAGTTTATGGATCAGGTAAACCCGCTTGCCGAACTTACGCACAAGAGGCGCTTAAACGCGCTGGGCCCCGGCGGTCTTTCGCGCGACCGCGCCGGTTTTGAAGTGCGCGACGTTCACTATACGCACTACGGAAGAATGTGCCCGATCGAAACGCCCGAAGGTCCGAACATCGGTCTTATCGTGTCGCTTGCGATTTATACGCGCGTAAACGAATACGGATTTTTGGAAGCGCCGTACAGAAAGCTCGAAGACGGCAAAGCCGGCGACCACGTCGATTTTCTTTCGGCGATGGATGAAGACCGGTATTATATCGGGCAAGTGTCGGTCGGTATGAAAGAAGACGGTTCTTTTGCCGGCGACCGCATCGCGTGCCGGCGCTACGGCGATTATACGTCGCGCAACCCGAAAGACGTGCAGTATATGGACGTTTCGCCCAAGCAGATTATTTCGGTTTCCGCAGCCCTTATTCCCTTTTTGGAACACGACGACGCAAACCGCGCCCTCATGGGCTGCAACATGCAGCGCCAAGCCGTACCGCTTTTGTTCCCCGAACCGCCGCGAGTCGGTACCGGTATGGAAGCCAAATGCGCCTACGATTCGGGCGTTCTCATAAAGGCAAAAAGACCGGGAACGATAAGTTATCTTTCTTCGGAAGAAATCCGCGTAAAGCCGGATAAGCAAAAGAGCGCCGACGATATCGATTCGTACACGATGCTTAAATATCAAAGAACCAACCAGGATACCTGTTATCACCAGCGCCCGGTTGTTTCGGTCGGACAAAAGGTGAAAAAAGGCGACGTGCTTGCCGACGGACCGGCGACGGTAAACGGCGAGCTTGCTTTGGGACGCAATATTTTGGTCGGCTTTGTGCCGTGGAACGGCTACAACTACGAAGACGCCGTTCTTATTTCGCAGCGGGTTGTGCGCGAAGATATGTTTACGTCGATTCATATTAAAGAATTTACGATCGAAATTCGTGAAACAAAGCTCGGCCCCGAAAAAATAACGCGCGATATTCCGAATACGAGCGAAAAAACCTTGGACAATCTCGATACCGAAGGTATTATCCGCATCGGGGCGAAGGTGCATTCCGGCGATATTTTGGTCGGAAAGGTAACGCCGAAAAGCGAAACCGACACGACCCCCGAATTCAAGCTGCTTAATTCGATTTTCGGTGAAAAAGCGAAAGAAGTGCGCGATTCGTCTTTGCGCATTCCGCACGGAATCGAAGGCACCGTTATCGACGTTCAGCGTTTGCGCCGCTCCGAAGGCGACGATTTGAACCCCGGTGTCGACGAGGTCGTAAAGGTTTTGATTGCAACCAAGCGCAAACTGCGCGAAGGCGACAAAATGGCCGGACGGCACGGCAACAAGGGTATCGTCGCGCGCATTTTGCCGGTTGAAGACATGCCCTATTTGGAAGACGGTACCGCGCTCGACGTGTGCTTGAACCCCTTGGGCGTTCCTTCCCGCATGAATATCGGTCAGATTCTCGAATCGGAACTGGGACTTGCCGGTTTGTACTTAAACGAATGGTACGAATCTCCCGTATTCCAATCGCCGTCCACCGAACAGATCGAAGAAAAACTGCAAAAGGCGGGCTTTAAAGCCAATTCGAAGGCCGTTTTGCGCGACGGGCGCACGGGCGAACCCTTTCAAAACGAAGTGTTTGTCGGCGTTATATATTACTTAAAGCTGCACCACTTGGTCGACGATAAAATGCACGCGCGTTCCACCGGTCCGTATTCGCTGGTTACGCAGCAGCCCTTGGGCGGTAAAGCTCAATTCGGCGGTCAGCGTTTGGGCGAAATGGAAGTGTGGGCGCTTGAAGCCTACGGTGCGGCGAATACTTTGCAGGAACTTTTGACAATCAAGTCCGACGATATGAACGGACGCTCGAAGATATACGAATCCATCGTAAAGGGCGAACCTTCCACCGCGGCCGGCGTTCCCGAATCGTTTAACGTTTTGGTACAGGAACTGCGCGGTCTTGCATTGGACTTTACAATCTATGATGTAAAAGGTAAGCAAATTGCGCTTACCGAACGGGATGAAGAGCTGATAGCAAAGGCCGGCTCGAACTTTTAG
- the rpoC gene encoding DNA-directed RNA polymerase subunit beta' has product MRDIQDFDSLMIKLASPETIRAWSYGEVKKPETINYRTLRPEKDGLFCERIFGTTKEWECYCGKFKSIRYKGVICDRCGVEVTHFKVRRERMGHIELAAPVSHIWYYRSVPSRMGLLLDLQVAALRSVLYYEKYIVIDPGDTDLKKMELLTEDEYLEAQERYGGSFSAGMGAEAIKTLLENLNLDELAAELRAKMIEKGAKSDKHLLKRIDIVEKFRASGNKCSWMILDAIPVIPPELRPMVQLDGGRFATSDLNDLYRRVINRNNRLKRLIQLNAPDIIICNEKRMLQEAVDSLFDNSKRKRVVKGASNRPLKSISDMLKGKQGRFRQNLLGKRVDYSGRSVICVGPELKLWQCGLPTKMALELFKPFIMKKLVDKDIVFNIKKAKTLVEEESSEVFAILDEVVREHPVMLNRAPTLHRLGIQAFEPVLVEGKAIRLHPLVCHAFNADFDGDQMAVHVPLTQAAQMECWTLMLSARNLLDPANGRTIVYPSQDMVLGIYYLTKIKPSGKGTGKRFSSENEVLLAAESKSIDWQAEVKVPIKKAPYNGKIVSTTAGRIAFNDELPAEVEFVNKLMGDKELKKLIEAVHKSCGPWLTVKMLDAIKAVGYRYATFFGATISMDDILVPEEKTGMMEKANKEVDSIMKQYRQGHITQDERYNRVVEVWSKTNEELTNVMMKKLENDKEGFNTIYMMASSGARGSRNQIRQLAGMRGLMAKPNGDIIELPIRANFKEGLSVIEFFISTNGARKGLADTALKTADAGYLTRRLVDIAQDVVINEEDCGTINGIEYSAIKDGDDIIEPLKDRIVGRYTLERVLHPITGELLCDVNQYIDDELAEKIDAAGVETVKLRTVLTCESRHGVCCKCYGRNLARNKIVEIGEAVGIIAAQSIGQPGTQLTMRTFHVGGTASKISEENRIVLKYPVIIQNITGTHVVMKDKTRLFTRKGIMDVTHIIGEYSPGSATLLVQDGDRVLKDTPLFETKGKKTLAPEAARIMVRGKKLYLATSDLKIEIKNGSTVLVNVGDFVEAGQTLATFDPFSDPIIAEVSGYVHYEDIIPGSTLSEDLDEETGNIEKRITDLHLDTKQPRILITDEAGNEKGSYYLPGGAVLSVEDKMKITAGTTLAKTLKESSKTSDITGGLPRVSELFEARKPKNPTVLAQISGTVQFKGITKGKRVVAVVDKYGKLFEHLVPMTKRLLVRDGDTVEAGEQLCDGSISPHDILAILGEHALQTYLMDEIQQVYRMQGVSINDKHIGIIVRQMLRKVEIVAVGDTRFIFGQQVDKYKFHEENRRVLSEGGQSAIARPMFQGITKASLNIDSFIAAASFQETTRVLTNAAIAGSADNLRGLKENVIIGHLIPAGTGIRNYRNVKLFDENTADLDIQMNEVLERRKLEKAMEAAAEEDALYETEREED; this is encoded by the coding sequence ATGCGCGATATTCAAGATTTTGACAGCTTGATGATAAAACTGGCTTCGCCGGAAACCATCCGTGCATGGTCGTACGGAGAAGTTAAAAAACCCGAAACCATAAATTACCGCACGCTGCGCCCCGAAAAGGACGGTTTGTTTTGCGAACGGATTTTCGGTACGACAAAGGAATGGGAATGCTATTGCGGAAAATTCAAGTCGATACGCTACAAGGGTGTTATCTGCGACCGCTGCGGCGTTGAAGTAACCCATTTTAAAGTCCGCCGCGAACGCATGGGGCACATAGAACTTGCCGCTCCCGTGTCGCACATTTGGTACTATCGTTCCGTTCCGAGCCGCATGGGTCTTTTGCTCGACTTGCAGGTCGCCGCTCTCCGCTCCGTTTTGTACTATGAAAAATACATCGTTATCGATCCGGGTGATACCGACCTTAAAAAGATGGAGCTTTTAACCGAAGACGAATACTTGGAAGCTCAAGAACGCTACGGCGGCTCTTTTTCGGCGGGTATGGGCGCCGAAGCGATAAAAACCCTGCTTGAAAACTTAAACCTTGACGAACTTGCCGCAGAATTGCGCGCAAAAATGATCGAAAAAGGTGCAAAGAGCGACAAGCATTTACTTAAACGCATCGATATCGTTGAAAAATTCCGCGCTTCGGGCAATAAATGTTCGTGGATGATTTTGGACGCGATTCCCGTCATCCCGCCCGAATTGCGCCCGATGGTTCAGCTTGACGGCGGCCGCTTTGCAACCTCCGACTTAAACGATTTGTATCGCCGCGTCATAAACCGCAACAACCGCTTAAAGCGGCTCATTCAGTTAAACGCGCCCGACATTATCATTTGCAACGAAAAGCGCATGCTTCAGGAAGCCGTCGATTCGCTGTTCGACAATTCAAAGCGCAAACGCGTCGTAAAAGGCGCTTCGAACCGCCCGCTTAAATCGATTTCCGACATGCTTAAAGGAAAGCAGGGGCGTTTCAGACAAAACCTGCTCGGTAAGCGCGTCGACTATTCCGGCCGTTCGGTTATCTGCGTCGGGCCCGAACTGAAGTTGTGGCAGTGCGGTTTGCCGACAAAAATGGCGCTTGAATTGTTCAAACCTTTTATTATGAAAAAACTGGTCGATAAGGACATCGTGTTCAATATTAAAAAAGCGAAAACCCTTGTCGAAGAAGAATCGAGCGAAGTGTTTGCCATTTTGGACGAAGTTGTGCGCGAACATCCGGTTATGCTTAACCGTGCGCCGACGCTGCACCGTTTGGGTATTCAGGCTTTCGAACCGGTGCTGGTCGAAGGAAAGGCAATCAGATTGCACCCGCTCGTTTGTCACGCGTTCAACGCCGACTTTGACGGTGACCAGATGGCCGTGCACGTTCCGCTTACGCAGGCTGCGCAAATGGAATGCTGGACATTGATGCTTTCGGCACGCAACCTCCTTGACCCCGCAAACGGAAGGACGATTGTCTACCCTTCGCAGGACATGGTGCTCGGCATTTACTATTTGACAAAAATCAAACCTTCGGGAAAAGGAACGGGCAAGCGCTTCAGCAGCGAAAACGAAGTGCTTCTTGCCGCAGAATCGAAAAGTATCGATTGGCAGGCCGAAGTAAAGGTTCCGATAAAAAAAGCGCCGTACAACGGCAAAATCGTTTCGACCACTGCCGGCCGTATTGCTTTCAACGACGAACTTCCCGCCGAAGTCGAATTCGTCAATAAACTGATGGGCGATAAAGAACTTAAAAAACTTATCGAAGCCGTGCATAAAAGCTGCGGTCCGTGGCTGACGGTAAAAATGCTCGACGCGATTAAAGCCGTCGGCTACCGGTACGCAACCTTTTTCGGCGCGACCATTTCGATGGACGATATTTTGGTTCCCGAAGAAAAAACCGGCATGATGGAAAAGGCTAACAAAGAAGTCGATTCCATTATGAAGCAGTACCGCCAAGGTCATATTACGCAGGATGAACGCTATAACCGCGTCGTTGAAGTGTGGTCAAAAACCAACGAAGAGCTTACGAACGTGATGATGAAAAAGCTCGAAAACGACAAAGAAGGTTTTAACACGATTTACATGATGGCCTCCTCCGGCGCCCGCGGAAGCCGCAACCAGATCCGTCAGCTTGCCGGAATGCGCGGCCTTATGGCAAAGCCGAACGGCGATATTATCGAACTTCCGATTCGCGCAAACTTTAAAGAAGGTCTTTCCGTTATCGAATTCTTTATTTCGACAAACGGCGCCCGCAAAGGTTTGGCCGACACCGCGCTTAAAACCGCAGACGCCGGTTACCTTACCCGCCGTTTGGTCGATATTGCGCAGGACGTCGTTATAAACGAAGAAGACTGCGGCACGATAAACGGTATCGAGTATTCCGCGATAAAAGACGGCGACGATATAATCGAGCCGTTGAAAGACCGAATCGTCGGCCGCTATACGCTTGAGCGCGTTTTGCACCCGATTACCGGCGAACTTTTGTGCGACGTAAATCAATACATCGACGATGAACTTGCCGAAAAGATCGACGCGGCCGGAGTTGAAACCGTTAAGCTGCGCACCGTTTTAACCTGCGAATCGCGGCACGGCGTATGCTGCAAGTGTTACGGCCGTAACTTGGCACGCAACAAAATCGTTGAAATCGGAGAAGCGGTCGGCATTATCGCCGCGCAGTCCATCGGCCAGCCGGGTACTCAGCTTACGATGCGTACCTTCCACGTCGGCGGTACCGCGTCGAAAATCAGCGAAGAAAACCGCATCGTTTTAAAATACCCCGTTATCATTCAAAATATTACGGGAACTCACGTCGTCATGAAGGACAAAACGCGCCTGTTTACCCGCAAGGGTATTATGGACGTAACGCACATTATCGGCGAATATTCGCCGGGCAGTGCGACGCTCCTCGTGCAGGACGGCGACCGCGTGTTGAAAGATACGCCGCTTTTTGAAACGAAGGGCAAAAAAACGCTTGCCCCCGAAGCGGCCCGCATTATGGTGCGCGGCAAAAAGCTGTATTTGGCGACAAGCGACTTGAAAATCGAAATTAAAAACGGTTCGACCGTTTTGGTTAATGTCGGCGATTTTGTCGAAGCGGGCCAAACGCTTGCCACCTTCGACCCCTTTTCGGATCCGATTATTGCCGAAGTTTCCGGCTATGTGCATTACGAAGATATTATTCCCGGTTCGACCCTTTCGGAAGATTTGGACGAAGAAACGGGCAATATCGAAAAGCGCATTACGGATTTGCACTTGGACACCAAGCAGCCGCGCATTCTTATTACCGACGAAGCCGGCAACGAAAAGGGAAGCTATTACCTTCCCGGCGGCGCGGTTCTTTCGGTTGAAGATAAGATGAAAATCACCGCCGGTACGACGCTTGCGAAGACGCTTAAAGAGTCTTCCAAAACGAGCGATATAACCGGAGGTTTGCCGCGCGTATCCGAATTGTTCGAAGCGCGCAAGCCGAAGAACCCGACCGTGTTGGCGCAAATCAGCGGTACCGTACAGTTTAAGGGAATTACAAAGGGCAAGCGCGTCGTTGCGGTTGTCGACAAATACGGCAAACTGTTCGAACATTTGGTTCCGATGACCAAGCGCCTTTTGGTGCGCGACGGCGATACGGTTGAAGCCGGCGAACAGCTGTGCGACGGCTCGATCAGTCCGCACGATATCTTGGCCATTTTGGGCGAACATGCGCTGCAAACGTATCTTATGGATGAAATTCAGCAAGTGTACCGTATGCAGGGCGTCAGTATAAACGACAAGCATATCGGTATCATTGTGCGCCAAATGCTTCGCAAGGTTGAAATCGTTGCGGTCGGCGACACGCGCTTTATATTCGGCCAGCAAGTCGATAAGTATAAATTCCACGAGGAAAACCGCCGCGTACTTTCCGAAGGCGGTCAGTCGGCCATTGCGCGCCCGATGTTCCAAGGTATTACGAAGGCTTCGCTGAATATCGATTCCTTTATTGCGGCGGCTTCCTTCCAGGAAACCACGCGCGTACTCACGAACGCCGCCATTGCCGGTTCGGCCGACAATCTGCGCGGCTTAAAGGAAAACGTCATCATCGGTCACCTTATTCCCGCCGGTACGGGTATCCGCAATTATCGCAACGTTAAGCTGTTCGATGAAAACACGGCCGACCTCGATATTCAGATGAATGAAGTGCTTGAGCGGCGCAAACTTGAAAAAGCGATGGAAGCCGCAGCCGAAGAAGACGCGTTGTACGAAACGGAACGCGAGGAAGATTAA
- the rpsL gene encoding 30S ribosomal protein S12 has translation MPTINQLIRQGRKSVMNRTKSPALQSCPQKRGVCTRVMTFTPKKPNSALRKVARVRLSNGIEVTAYIPGIGHNLQEHSVVLIRGGRVKDLPGVRYHIIRGTKDTLGVEDRKRGRSKYGAKRPKA, from the coding sequence ATGCCTACAATTAATCAATTGATCCGACAGGGTCGTAAATCGGTAATGAACAGGACGAAGTCTCCCGCGCTTCAATCCTGTCCGCAAAAACGCGGCGTATGCACGCGCGTTATGACCTTTACGCCGAAAAAACCTAATTCGGCGCTCCGCAAAGTTGCTCGCGTCCGTTTAAGCAACGGAATAGAAGTAACGGCTTATATTCCCGGCATCGGACACAATTTGCAGGAACACTCCGTCGTTCTTATCCGCGGCGGCCGTGTTAAAGACCTCCCCGGTGTGCGCTATCACATCATCCGCGGTACGAAAGATACGCTCGGCGTTGAAGACCGCAAGCGCGGCCGCTCGAAGTACGGTGCAAAACGCCCGAAGGCATAA
- the rpsG gene encoding 30S ribosomal protein S7 — protein sequence MGRKNKSINRPVMPDTRYNSTVISKFVGRMMLDGKKSVSMRIVYEALDTLKQKTEKDPLEVFLKALDNVKPLVEVKSRRVGGATYQVPIEIRESRREALAMRWVITAARAKSGHGMGERLASELLDAYNNTGTAYRKKEDTHKMAEANKAFAHYRW from the coding sequence ATGGGAAGAAAAAATAAAAGCATTAACCGTCCCGTTATGCCCGATACGCGCTATAACAGCACGGTTATATCGAAGTTTGTAGGACGCATGATGCTCGACGGCAAAAAATCCGTAAGTATGCGCATCGTCTACGAAGCTTTGGATACGTTAAAGCAAAAAACGGAAAAAGATCCTTTGGAAGTGTTTTTAAAAGCGCTCGACAACGTAAAGCCGCTGGTCGAAGTAAAGTCGCGCCGGGTCGGAGGTGCAACCTATCAGGTTCCGATCGAAATCCGCGAAAGCCGCCGCGAAGCCCTCGCCATGCGCTGGGTAATTACCGCTGCGCGTGCAAAAAGCGGACACGGTATGGGCGAGCGCCTTGCGTCCGAGCTTTTGGATGCCTACAACAATACGGGCACCGCTTACCGCAAAAAAGAGGATACCCACAAAATGGCCGAAGCGAACAAGGCTTTCGCCCATTATCGCTGGTAA